From a region of the Constantimarinum furrinae genome:
- a CDS encoding T9SS type A sorting domain-containing protein — MKKLLLLCCVFILNVSVAQPYLPILNEGQQWSLGSDTGWGFASTYYHVEGEEIINGTVYKFIIQTYSGTATSCRWREEDGVLIELDTNTNTEHVLLDFHLEIGDSFIFPEENESCFYAGSGGWYDRLVVDNITTEFIAGEDRKVMYMQGYDLQSFSGYEEQWIEGIGSTAGISPAGNYLDWIYRALVCFENDGETTFFNGYSQCIYDLGIEENLFPSIVISPNPVSDVSSINFPSEANIDRIQILDISGKILQECKVDSEYYFINALQFRSGLYFYRVYSENTMLKTDKFIIR; from the coding sequence ATGAAAAAACTACTCCTTCTCTGCTGTGTATTTATTCTGAACGTTTCCGTTGCACAGCCTTATCTTCCTATTTTGAACGAAGGTCAACAATGGAGTCTTGGTTCGGATACTGGATGGGGTTTTGCGAGCACTTATTATCACGTGGAAGGAGAAGAAATAATTAATGGCACGGTCTATAAGTTCATCATTCAAACCTATTCGGGAACGGCAACTAGCTGTAGATGGCGGGAGGAGGATGGAGTTCTTATTGAGTTGGATACCAATACCAATACTGAACATGTCCTTCTTGACTTTCATTTAGAGATTGGAGACTCTTTTATTTTTCCGGAAGAAAATGAATCTTGTTTTTATGCAGGTAGCGGAGGATGGTACGATAGGTTGGTTGTAGATAATATTACAACAGAATTTATAGCCGGTGAAGATCGTAAAGTCATGTATATGCAAGGCTACGACCTTCAGTCGTTCTCTGGTTATGAAGAGCAATGGATCGAGGGCATTGGCTCTACGGCCGGTATATCTCCGGCAGGAAACTACCTTGATTGGATATATAGAGCCTTGGTTTGTTTTGAAAATGACGGAGAAACTACCTTTTTTAATGGATATAGTCAATGCATTTATGATCTTGGGATCGAGGAGAATTTATTTCCTTCCATTGTTATTTCTCCCAATCCGGTTTCAGATGTTTCAAGCATTAACTTCCCTTCCGAAGCTAATATAGACAGGATTCAAATTCTTGATATTTCGGGAAAGATCTTACAGGAATGTAAGGTAGACTCAGAGTACTACTTTATCAATGCCCTGCAATTTCGATCCGGCTTATATTTCTACAGGGTGTATTCAGAAAACACTATGCTTAAAACGGATAAATTCATTATACGTTAA